CCGGAGACGAAATCATTATTCGCGCCGGCGAAAAAATCCCGGTTGACGGAAAAGTACTGTCAGGCAATTCTTTCGTTGATGAAAGCCTGATGACGGGCGAGCCGATTCCGACGGAAAAAATAATGGGCAGCAACGTTTTTGCGGGTACCATCAATCAAAATGGCAGCTTTACTTTTAAAGCAGAGAAAGTCGGCAAGCAAACTGTACTGGCTCAAATCATTAAAACCGTGCAGGAAGCGCAGGGAAGCAAGGCGCCTGTCCAAAGGCTGGTAGATAAAATCGCAGGTATTTTTGTGCCTGTGGTAATAGGGATAGCATTTCTGACATTGGTTGTCTGGATTTTTGCTGGCGGAGAAAATGCATTGACGCACGGTTTGATGGCCGCCGTTTCGGTGCTTGTGATCGCCTGTCCCTGTGCGCTTGGCCTGGCAACGCCTACTGCGATGATGGTTGGAGTCGGGAAAGGTGCAGAAAATAACATTTTGATCCGCGATGCAGAAAGTCTCGAAAAAGCATACCGGGTAAATGCGGTTGTTCTGGACAAAACAGGTACCCTTACCCTCGGCCAGCCGGCTGTGACAGAATGGATCTGGAAAACGCAGAGTATAGATCAGGAAAAGCACTTATCGGCTATAAAAGCATTGGAATCGCGTTCCGAACATCCCCTGGCAAAGGCTATTGTAAATTTCATCAGTACTTCTCCAGAAGCATCTGTAACAAAATTCGCGTCAGTTACCGGCAGCGGGATACGCGGCGAGGTAAGCGAAATCGAGTACCTGATCGGCACGCTCACTTTTCTTAAAGCGGAAGAAGTGCAGATCAGTGACGAGCTGGCTCGGGAAGTAAGGATATTATCGGAGCAAGCGAAAACCGTAATCGCAGTCGCGGCTGATCGCCAGGTTATCGCGCTGGTTTCCATTGCGGACGCCCTCAAACCAACATCTTCGGAAGCAGTAGCGCAACTTAAAAGGCAGGGCATCGAGGTGTATATGCTCACCGGCGACAACCTGCAGACTGCTGCTGCGGTCGCGAAACAAACGGGCATTGATTCGTACCGGGCGGAAGTAAAACCGGGCGACAAGATGCAGTTTATCAGTGAATTACAATCAAAGGGAAAAGTTGTGGCGATGGTCGGCGACGGCATTAACGATTCGCAGGCATTGGCCCAGGCCGACGTGAGCATTGCGATGGGAAAAGGATCGGACATAGCAATGGACGTGGCGAAAATGACGCTCATTACTTCCGATCTGCTTGTATTGCCGAAAGCTTTGAAATTATCCCGAAAAACAGTGGCTACAATCCGACAAAACCTGTTTTGGGCATTTATCTACAATATCATCGGCATTCCCGTCGCAGCAGGGGTTCTATATCCATTCAACGGTTTTCTGCTCGACCCAATGATCGCAGGTGGCGCAATGGCGCTGAGCTCGGTATCGGTGGTGATGAATAGCCTGCGGCTGAAAAGTGCCGGGTTGTAAGCTTCGTTCCCAAAACTCTGTAACGCCCTCCCATAATTCTGTAATAACCGGAGAACTGTGTTGCCGATATTTGTAAAAGAAAATTAAAAAGTACACAGGCAAAAAGCCACTATCAAAAAATGGAAACGCTCAAATTCAAAACAAATATTAAATGTGGGGGCTGCGTGGCAACCGTCACTCCTTTTCTCAATGGCGATGAAAATGTATCGGACTGGAAGGTAGACCTTGAAAGTGCCGAC
This Dyadobacter sp. UC 10 DNA region includes the following protein-coding sequences:
- a CDS encoding heavy metal translocating P-type ATPase, whose product is MDTATEIHKITLPVTGMSCAACAVSVESMLKSTAGVEDAGVNYANQSVSIGFDPGTVSLQQLDEVLQGIGYGLIIENDEDDALAEQEKLQNEHYAALKNKTIRAGALTIPVVILGMFFMDMAYANYIMLTLTIPVLFIFGRDFYVNAWKQAKHRKANMDTLVALSTGVAFLFSTFNTFYPQFWHERGLHPHVYFEAAAVIVFFILLGKLLEERAKTKTSGALKKLIGLQPKTVHVIRNGSEIETNVRDVLAGDEIIIRAGEKIPVDGKVLSGNSFVDESLMTGEPIPTEKIMGSNVFAGTINQNGSFTFKAEKVGKQTVLAQIIKTVQEAQGSKAPVQRLVDKIAGIFVPVVIGIAFLTLVVWIFAGGENALTHGLMAAVSVLVIACPCALGLATPTAMMVGVGKGAENNILIRDAESLEKAYRVNAVVLDKTGTLTLGQPAVTEWIWKTQSIDQEKHLSAIKALESRSEHPLAKAIVNFISTSPEASVTKFASVTGSGIRGEVSEIEYLIGTLTFLKAEEVQISDELAREVRILSEQAKTVIAVAADRQVIALVSIADALKPTSSEAVAQLKRQGIEVYMLTGDNLQTAAAVAKQTGIDSYRAEVKPGDKMQFISELQSKGKVVAMVGDGINDSQALAQADVSIAMGKGSDIAMDVAKMTLITSDLLVLPKALKLSRKTVATIRQNLFWAFIYNIIGIPVAAGVLYPFNGFLLDPMIAGGAMALSSVSVVMNSLRLKSAGL
- a CDS encoding heavy-metal-associated domain-containing protein, with protein sequence METLKFKTNIKCGGCVATVTPFLNGDENVSDWKVDLESADRILNVKTTHSASEIEQLIKKAGYSAEELA